From Mustela erminea isolate mMusErm1 chromosome 1, mMusErm1.Pri, whole genome shotgun sequence, a single genomic window includes:
- the LOC116568269 gene encoding olfactory receptor 7A10-like, with protein sequence MYLITVFGNLLIILVVSSDSHLHTPMYFFLNNLSFVDICFTSTTIPKMLWNIQIQSKVITYAGCLTQIYFLILFAVSDVFLLGVMAYDRFVAICHPLHYTVIMNPRLCGLLVLVSWLSVVSLFYCTMLGVYLSSAATQSSHSGAIASVMYTVVTPMLNPFIYSLRNKDIKRALKRIIGVPVM encoded by the exons ATGTACCTGATCACTGTGTTTGGAAACCTGCTCATCATCCTGGTCGTCAGTTCagactcccacctccacacccccatgtacttcttcctcaacAACCTGTCCTTTGTAGACATCTGTttcacctccaccaccatccccaagATGCTGTGGAACATCCAGATTCAAAGCAAAGTCATAACCTATGCAGGCTGCCtcacacagatttattttctcatactcTTTGCTGTGTCAGATGTCTTTCTCCTGGgcgtgatggcctatgaccggtTTGTGGCTATCTGTCATCCCCTGCACTACACAGTCATCATGAACCCCCGGCTCTGTGGACTGCTGGTTCTGGTGTCCTGG CTCTCAGTTGTCTCCTTATTTTATTGCACTATGCTTGGTGTGTACCTTAGCTCTGCTGCTACCCAGAGCTCCCACTCAGGTGCAATAGCCTCAGTGATGTACACGGTGGTCACGCCCATGCTGAACCCCTTCATCTACAGCTTAAGGAACAAAGACATAAAGAGGGCTCTGAAAAGAATCATTGGGGTTCCAGTGATGTAA
- the LOC116568273 gene encoding olfactory receptor 7A17-like, protein MEPGNDTQISGFLLLGLSEDPELQPLIFGLFLSMYMITVFGNLLIILAVRSDSHLHTPMYFFLTNLSFVDICFTSTTVPKMLQNIQTQSQVITYRGCVAQIYFFLLFTGLDDFLLTVMAYDRFVAICHPLHYTVIMKPTYCVLLVLVSWMMSALNSLLQSLMVLWLSFCREVEVSHFFCEINQVVRIACSSTLLNDMMMYFAAVLLAGGPLAGIIYSYSKIISSILRISSAQGKYKAFSTCASHLSVVSLFYCTLLGVYLSSTSPQSYNSSAVASVMYTVVTPMLNPFIYSLRNKDIRRALKRILGVPVM, encoded by the coding sequence ATGGAACCGGGAAATGATACACAAATTTCAGGATTTCTTCTTCTGGGCTTATCAGAAGATCCAGAACTGCAGCCTCTCATATTTGGACTTTTCCTTTCCATGTACATGATCACTGTGTTTGGAAACCTGCTCATCATCCTGGCTGTCAGGTCagactcccacctccacacccccatgtacttcttcctcaccAACCTGTCCTTTGTAGACATCTGTTTCACCTCCACTACAGTCCCTAAGATGCTGCAGAACATCCAGACTCAGAGCCAAGTCATAACCTATAGAGGCTGTGTCGCTCAGATATACTTTTTCCTACTCTTCACTGGATTGGATGATTTTCTCCTGactgtgatggcctatgaccggtTTGTGGCCATCTGTCACCCCCTGCACTACACAGTCATCATGAAACCCACCTACTGTGTACTGCTGGTTCTGGTGTCTTGGATGATGAGTGCCCTGAATTCCTTATTACAAAGTTTAATGGTGTTGTGGTTGTCTTTCTGCAGAGAGGTGGAAGTCTCCCACTTTTTCTGTGAGATCAATCAGGTAGTCCGAATTGCCTGTTCCAGCACCTTACTTAATGACATGATGATGTATTTTGCTGCTGTGCTGCTGGCTGGTGGTCCCCTTGCTGGGATTATTTACTCTTATTCTAAGATCATTTCCTCCATACTTCGTATCTCATCAGCTCAAGGCAAGTATAAAGCATTTTCCACCTGTGCATCTCACCTTTCagttgtttccttattttattgtaCACTCTTAGGAGTGTACCTTAGTTCTACTTCTCCCCAGAGCTACAACTCAAGTGCAGTAGCCTCGGTGATGTACACAGTGGTCACACCCATGCTGAACCCCTTCATCTACAGCCTGAGAAACAAGGACATAAGGAGGGCTCTGAAAAGAATTTTGGGGGTTCCTGTGATGTAA